From Anaerohalosphaera lusitana, one genomic window encodes:
- a CDS encoding prepilin-type N-terminal cleavage/methylation domain-containing protein has protein sequence MKKAFTLVELMIVVAILGILAAIALPQLQAHTTQAKEATAKDSLRTMRQQISLFKTQHDGVLPGYAGGSSLSAAFMQMQFTNCTKADGTPGNYQTPTGDYQYGPYVLELPENPFNNRSDIIYVAEATAFSAAVDDSSGWLYKKETGEFHINTTGSDSDGKSYVSY, from the coding sequence GTGAAAAAAGCCTTCACCCTTGTTGAACTTATGATCGTAGTGGCCATCCTTGGCATCCTGGCAGCCATCGCCCTGCCCCAACTGCAGGCGCACACTACCCAGGCAAAAGAAGCGACTGCAAAGGATTCGTTGAGGACGATGCGGCAGCAGATATCACTGTTCAAGACTCAGCACGATGGCGTCCTGCCCGGATATGCCGGCGGTTCCTCTCTCAGCGCCGCTTTCATGCAGATGCAGTTCACCAATTGCACCAAAGCTGACGGCACACCCGGCAACTATCAAACTCCCACCGGCGATTACCAATACGGCCCATACGTGCTCGAACTGCCCGAAAACCCGTTTAATAACCGCTCAGACATCATCTATGTTGCCGAAGCCACCGCATTCTCAGCAGCGGTAGATGATTCCAGCGGCTGGCTCTACAAAAAAGAAACCGGCGAGTTCCACATCAACACCACCGGCAGCGACAGCGACGGCAAGAGTTACGTAAGCTACTAG
- the ftsY gene encoding signal recognition particle-docking protein FtsY, producing the protein MGMFGKTVGFIKDRLTKTREKISSSLMSVIGLGRKIDEDLLDELEEVLISDDIGVETTDRLIEDLRDAYRKKQIVQTDDIIPFLKEKMKDYWPEQHRQLNASQSGPTVILVAGTNGSGKTTSIAKLAYTLSRNNKKVVVAACDTFRAAAVEQLTIWSERIGVQIIKHKMGADPAAVAYDAVEAAVARDVDYLIMDTAGRLHTQKHLMAELGKIRKVVRKRLPDAPHEVLLVVDATTGQNAIMQAKTFTETINVTGIFLAKLDGTAKGGIVIAIKDQLDIPVKFVGLGETPEDIAEFDPDEFVEALFS; encoded by the coding sequence ATGGGAATGTTCGGCAAAACCGTCGGGTTCATTAAAGACAGACTCACGAAGACCCGCGAAAAAATTTCTTCATCACTTATGTCCGTCATAGGCCTCGGCCGCAAAATTGACGAGGACCTGCTCGATGAGCTCGAAGAGGTCCTGATCTCGGACGATATTGGCGTGGAAACGACCGACCGCCTTATAGAGGACCTGCGGGACGCATACCGCAAAAAACAGATAGTGCAGACCGACGACATCATCCCGTTCCTCAAGGAAAAAATGAAGGATTACTGGCCCGAACAGCACCGCCAGCTAAATGCCTCCCAGTCCGGCCCGACCGTCATTCTCGTCGCTGGTACCAACGGCAGCGGTAAAACCACCTCCATCGCCAAGCTCGCCTATACCCTCAGCCGCAACAATAAAAAAGTCGTCGTCGCCGCATGCGACACCTTCCGCGCAGCAGCCGTCGAACAGCTCACCATCTGGTCAGAACGCATCGGTGTGCAGATCATCAAACACAAAATGGGCGCCGACCCCGCCGCCGTCGCCTATGACGCAGTCGAAGCAGCCGTCGCCCGAGACGTCGACTACCTCATCATGGACACCGCAGGCCGACTGCATACGCAGAAACACCTCATGGCCGAACTCGGCAAGATTCGCAAGGTCGTCCGGAAACGCCTGCCCGACGCCCCGCACGAGGTCCTGCTCGTCGTAGACGCAACCACCGGCCAGAACGCCATCATGCAGGCCAAGACATTTACCGAAACCATAAACGTCACCGGCATCTTCCTCGCGAAACTTGACGGCACCGCCAAAGGCGGCATCGTCATAGCCATAAAGGACCAGCTCGACATCCCCGTAAAATTCGTCGGCCTGGGCGAAACCCCCGAAGACATTGCAGAATTTGACCCCGACGAATTCGTAGAGGCCCTCTTCAGTTGA